AGAACTtccaatttgatattttttaaaactagataattatatttctctgtgatatgaaataaacactttttatataattacattttaaaataaaaagctcaAAActgaatatgtataaaaaaacacataaataataaatgtatttgaaaattgaaaacgtGCCACTTATATATAGAGTATCCGgagtcaatcgcatcacccgtcgtatgCAAGTAGAGCAGGtaaaactgaggagaaaaatcctgtatcatttttttttctgtaacgcttaataaaggagttattattgagtgaagtctgatCAAACAGCGCCGATCTTTACTCGAACGCATGTCGGTGAGCCGCACACTTGATAGTAATGCGCTACCATAACGGTGGAGAGCTGTTTCACAATACCAGGCGGCTCACCGACATGCGCCTggttaaagatcggcgatgataggccagattttactcaataataatttttttattaaacattatagaaaaaaatacaggacttttctcaattttatctgCTCTACTTGCACACGACGAGTAATGCGATCGACTgcagacatcctgtatatcatttttctttttacagttGCGTTCTCCATatctattgttataaaataacagaatGTCCACGATACAATTATTCATGCAAAGGAGGACAATTTGGGTGTCGGATATTTCGCGGTCCTACCATACCCTCTTGAAGCTTTGCGCACTTATGCATCCATGTCGCTACGTTTACGATTCGTTCAGTTGGAAAACGAGGTCCTATACCTACATTTTGATTTCATCAAGACAATTTTCAATAAGCCAatggagatatatatacatatataaagacgAAAAATTACCTGGTACATTTAAATGACACATAATCTCTCCGACTTTTTCGACTTCAAAAAATGGACTTCCATTACTATTGGCGTCATCAGTTTCACAGAATTTCTTATCGATTGTATCATCTTCATTCTTTGCCGAATCATTGCTGATCAAATCGTTTTTTCGACTAGCCAAAGATTCttcagtttctttttcttcataattaGTAAGTTCCCTTTCGAACGAACTGTTCATCATTGGTTCTGTCGACAAATCggctataaaaaaagtatttgaatatataaattaaactatgacaaaatagaaaaagctCATAgtcgataatatttatacttttcgaTGAAACAATTTCATCCTTGGTCATTAATTCCGAATCCAAATTAATGTCCGCATCGGTATCTTGACTATTTATGGAGCAGGTACGATCGACAGAACTATCTTTACATGCGGAATGCTCTGTCACATTTTGATCGCATGTACTTTTCTCACTACCATCGCAAGCGAGTCCTGCTAAATATCTAATGTTCATTtcgaatattattcaaatgaccgcatattaaattataatagctAGAATCGGAGATAAAGTTGGTGCGCTAAATTCTTACTCATATGTTTCCATAAATAAAGTGAGCGGTATCATCGCGGATCCTCCGTCCGGTTCGTGGGTGAACAATTGACAAATCATAATCATTGTCTCGGTGAGATTAGCTCCAAGAAAGCCCACCGCTATAGCCAGAAATTTTTTCACTTGACACGTGCGTTGAAATTTTCCGATCGCTACGATCGCGTCAAAGTCCTTTCGATCCAAGCAGAGACAATCCCAACGATGCGAAACTATCTCGATGGGTAGTATCTTGTTGTAATcttagagaattaaaaattaataaggtcttagaaaattaattaaagtttttttaaattatttgtttctttaatgaattttattattgaattaataatttatatagcaatatatCATCTCTTATAGCagtcacattatttttaaaattaaaaaaaatatatacagtatcTCAAAACTAGCGAATGTCTTTCTAACAAATTCTTTGATGTCAATTTAGGGACAAATTTTCCTCGGCGAAAATGATCCAAAAAAGTCATCACTTTTTGCAAGTTTCCAATGTTTACCATCatgtatctttaattaaatcttaaattaaatttctattaaagtaaACTTCACGTGAAATTAActgataatcttttaatatatattttatctccatAAAATTTAGTCTACGAGAAGCCCTTCTTTTTCAATTGCTTATAactcgaaaattattgatgtctCGACGATTTCGCTGAGGAAAAATCATCTCCAAATTAAGCAGATAatccattatttaaaaaatatccggtatataaaattatctgaacACGCCTCGCATGAAATTTGCATATCGTACTTCCAAATTGTCGAAGCAGTACTTTGAGAAATCCCAACGTTAATCCGGAGGCTGTACTCGGCGGTGGGTATTCAAGTCGCGATTTGACTGGCGGTTCCTCGCCATCAGCCAGTGCGCGAAAGTACGAACCGGACCACTTGAGAAGATCGTGGGGCTGCGTGCGTATCGCAGCTTTGCAAAATTGCTTCAAGATTATTGGCAACTTGGCTGGAATCGCGATTTCGCGTTCGAATAGCGGTTGCTCGACAAAGGACGACATTCTTACGTACGCGGTAACGTTGTTCGAATGCGTTTATTGTTGTGCTACCACGGGTATTCTCGTCGTCCAGGAAACGTCGATAACGGTTTTGCGCCAAAAGTACAAATACCTGAGGCATTCCATAACTGATGATACAGCTgcaggaaaataataatttaacaaaaaaaaaataagaaatcaaaaaagtatataaaataaaatttctttgtctatgatattttattttcgaaaaaattgacACTGAAATTTAGAAAACTGATAacgtcttaatttttttttttttttaacttaaataagttctaacgattttttttagcgCGATACACCATCTAATTTATCTTGCGATAGtgacttttaaaatttgcgtAGAAATGCATACAATATTTCGTcttgaagaaataaagtttatctagatattttattttcaaaaaagtaactctgaaaattggaaaactaataatatgttactttttttcatttaaataaattctgacGATTTTACGCGATacattatctaatttattatcttgcgCGCAAGATAATAGGCGcgactattaaaataaatataaaaaaacaatattttatctgttgaaaaaataaagtttatttagatACTTTAtacatctaatttttttagtaacttataaattatttcaaattgttttactaaatagattatattatatattatatatatatatatatattatactctcttttgtatttatatatatgtatgtttagaggtcatttaaacttaaaaaaaatataaatgtcattaatttttttaattttaagtcaCTGTTCTCGGAAACAaagtcgtaaaaataaaaaatttgttgcacatttttaacttgttgatttttttatgtagaactatatttttctcggttatatgtattattgcaattatttgtttgtatATTAGCGATGCGTGTGTATATTGCAGGATTATTATTTGAACCGCATATATCACAATGATTGATAACATAATGCTggtatcaatatattaaatgagactttaatattaattatgtttttgcatgcgtataaatgcatatagaattttagatttatttttattaaaataaatattatacatagtgttacatttgatataaataatgtagtatataaataataatattgctttatttatttaaaataatttatataaaaataaaaattttaaatatatatttacgcgaATTTCGAATTCAAAatgataaatgcaattttgtttGATCTCActctaaattttaaagataaaaatacatttgatgTCTTTGTCCGCAAAAACAAAGATTTGGAAAGTAAAAATCGTCGctccataaatataataattaagcatTAAAGATGTTTATCGACAATGTTATTTATGACACACAATCAAAGATtagaaaatctattaaatcaaTGAAATATGAGCAGGTGTCGCTATGTAGAAGACATCTATGCATGAAAAGATACCTTTAAGGCCCTTGCACACTGCGAGGTGACGGCGATAGGAACAAGGGAATAGCGATAAGCAATATCCAATGAGAACactgcattttcaaaaaagcaGATCTCTCATTGGATATTGTCTATTGCTATCGCTATTCTCTTGTTCCTATCGCCTCGTATTGTGCAAGAGCTTTATactcatatatgtaatactattatattgtGTTAGTCAAAGCTCATCGCGAGCGAAAACATTACGGTGCAGACATATATCAACCTCTCGCTTTCACAATTCGTTTACTTGACGCAATGCGCATGCACTGGCATACGTAAGGCCATGTATGTAGTACTATTGGCTCAACAAAA
This portion of the Cataglyphis hispanica isolate Lineage 1 chromosome 10, ULB_Chis1_1.0, whole genome shotgun sequence genome encodes:
- the LOC126852275 gene encoding uncharacterized protein LOC126852275, with product MSSFVEQPLFEREIAIPAKLPIILKQFCKAAIRTQPHDLLKWSGSYFRALADGEEPPVKSRLEYPPPSTASGLTLGFLKVLLRQFGNYNKILPIEIVSHRWDCLCLDRKDFDAIVAIGKFQRTCQVKKFLAIAVGFLGANLTETMIMICQLFTHEPDGGSAMIPLTLFMETYEYLAGLACDGSEKSTCDQNVTEHSACKDSSVDRTCSINSQDTDADINLDSELMTKDEIVSSKTDLSTEPMMNSSFERELTNYEEKETEESLASRKNDLISNDSAKNEDDTIDKKFCETDDANSNGSPFFEVEKVGEIMCHLNVPGIGPRFPTERIVNVATWMHKCAKLQEGMVGPRNIRHPNCPPLHE